A genomic window from Tolypothrix sp. PCC 7910 includes:
- a CDS encoding DUF1823 family protein has translation MSNLPPLNTDTIWAILNETIDDATVNQLVWHYLGYRFNSSTGEWDNSEVAPEWRDEYPQPPDFIDSRPATVKLTRSIPKENKQILKEKLGFKGYKIGEFGPRQTRRATAANWLYSYMNPVSSNLESV, from the coding sequence ATGTCTAATTTGCCACCACTCAATACAGATACTATTTGGGCAATTCTCAACGAAACCATTGATGATGCAACAGTCAACCAATTGGTATGGCATTACTTAGGTTATCGTTTCAACTCATCAACTGGAGAATGGGACAATAGCGAAGTCGCACCAGAATGGCGGGATGAGTACCCACAACCACCAGATTTCATTGACAGTCGCCCTGCCACAGTTAAATTGACTCGTTCTATACCTAAAGAAAACAAACAAATTCTCAAGGAAAAGTTGGGTTTCAAAGGTTACAAAATTGGTGAATTTGGCCCTCGGCAAACTCGTAGGGCTACTGCTGCGAATTGGTTATATAGTTATATGAATCCTGTTAGCAGCAACTTAGAGTCAGTTTAA
- a CDS encoding cyanophycinase gives MVTTDIKRQLVIIGGAEDKEGDCQILREFLRRAGGTKAHIVIMTAATELPREVGENYIRVFERLGAEKVRIVDTETREDASSSTALQAINDATGIFFTGGDQARITGILKDTEIDEAIHKRLGEGVVIAGTSAGAAVMPDTMIVEGDSETNPRIEIVDIGPGMGFLPGVIIDQHFSQRGRLGRLISALLQEPADLGFGIDENTAMVVTDNQIEVVGEGAVTIVDESDATHNNIDEILKDEPLAIFGAKLHILPHGYKFDLKTRQPILQNASIADASVPVGSANS, from the coding sequence ATGGTGACGACCGATATTAAACGGCAGTTGGTAATTATTGGTGGTGCTGAAGATAAAGAAGGTGATTGTCAAATTCTACGAGAGTTTCTACGACGTGCAGGCGGTACGAAAGCTCATATTGTCATCATGACAGCAGCAACAGAACTGCCTAGAGAAGTTGGAGAAAATTATATTAGAGTCTTTGAACGCTTAGGGGCAGAAAAAGTTCGGATAGTTGATACAGAAACTCGCGAAGATGCATCTTCATCAACAGCCTTGCAAGCAATTAATGATGCCACTGGGATATTTTTTACCGGAGGGGATCAAGCGCGCATCACTGGTATTCTTAAGGATACTGAAATTGATGAAGCTATTCACAAGCGACTTGGTGAAGGTGTTGTGATAGCAGGTACAAGTGCTGGCGCAGCAGTAATGCCTGACACCATGATTGTAGAAGGTGATTCTGAAACCAATCCGCGAATTGAAATAGTTGATATTGGCCCTGGTATGGGTTTTTTACCAGGAGTAATTATCGATCAACATTTTTCACAACGTGGTCGTCTTGGACGCTTAATTTCTGCTTTGTTACAAGAACCCGCTGACTTAGGATTTGGTATTGATGAAAATACCGCTATGGTAGTTACTGATAACCAAATTGAAGTTGTGGGAGAAGGCGCGGTCACAATTGTTGATGAATCAGACGCAACACACAACAATATTGACGAAATTTTGAAGGATGAACCGTTGGCAATTTTTGGAGCCAAATTACATATTCTCCCACATGGCTATAAATTTGACCTAAAAACTCGCCAGCCTATTTTACAAAACGCCTCAATTGCAGATGCATCAGTACCAGTTGGTTCAGCAAATAGCTAA
- the hisD gene encoding histidinol dehydrogenase has translation MQLLQTTNKDFSTQFKALVNDRREATVDVSGTVREILADVKVRGDAAVHDYTSRFDHYHSESLRLSDTFIAELAAKCPKDVTAALELAAERIAAFHEKQLPQDIGYTDTVGVRLGLNWVALSKVGIYVPGGRASYPSSVLMNALPAKIAGVDRIVMTVPMPRGEINPAVLAAAKIAGVTEIYGIGGAQAIAALAYGTETIAPVDKIVGPGNAYVAEAKRQVFGTVGIDSIAGPSEILVVADDKNNPEWIAWDLLSQAEHDPSAQSILITDSAEFAQNAIAAVEQVLNHLATKSVASASWEKHGAVIIVHDLAESIPLINQLAPEHIELCIDNPQLLASEIKCAGSLFLGRYTPEAIGDYLGGPNHVLPTSRSARFASGLSVYDFLKRITYLECNQQALQQIGQAAVTLAQAEGLPAHGGSVAIRLRD, from the coding sequence ATGCAGCTACTTCAAACAACCAACAAAGATTTTTCTACCCAATTTAAAGCACTTGTAAACGATCGCCGGGAAGCAACTGTTGATGTTAGCGGGACAGTAAGAGAGATTCTGGCTGATGTCAAAGTGCGTGGTGATGCGGCAGTGCATGACTATACTAGCCGCTTTGACCATTATCATTCTGAGTCTTTGCGTCTAAGTGATACATTTATTGCCGAACTTGCAGCCAAATGTCCAAAGGATGTGACAGCAGCCTTAGAATTGGCAGCAGAGAGAATTGCCGCATTTCACGAAAAACAACTGCCCCAAGATATTGGCTATACCGATACAGTTGGTGTCAGGCTGGGATTAAATTGGGTAGCACTGTCAAAGGTGGGAATTTATGTACCTGGCGGACGCGCTAGTTATCCCAGTTCGGTATTAATGAATGCCCTACCCGCAAAAATTGCTGGTGTGGATCGCATTGTAATGACAGTGCCAATGCCGCGCGGTGAGATTAATCCCGCTGTACTCGCAGCCGCTAAAATTGCTGGTGTCACAGAAATATATGGTATTGGTGGGGCACAAGCGATCGCAGCTCTAGCATACGGTACAGAAACTATTGCCCCAGTTGATAAAATTGTTGGGCCTGGTAATGCCTATGTTGCCGAAGCCAAACGCCAAGTATTTGGCACAGTGGGAATTGACAGTATTGCTGGCCCTTCTGAAATTCTGGTAGTTGCGGACGATAAAAATAATCCTGAATGGATAGCTTGGGATTTACTATCGCAAGCAGAACATGATCCTAGCGCCCAATCTATTTTAATTACCGACTCAGCAGAATTCGCGCAAAATGCGATCGCTGCAGTTGAGCAAGTTTTAAATCACCTAGCTACCAAATCAGTAGCTAGCGCCAGTTGGGAAAAGCATGGGGCTGTAATTATTGTCCATGATTTAGCAGAAAGTATTCCCCTCATCAACCAGCTAGCACCAGAACACATAGAATTATGCATAGATAACCCTCAATTACTAGCTAGCGAAATCAAATGTGCTGGTAGCCTATTTTTAGGACGCTATACACCAGAAGCCATTGGCGATTATTTAGGCGGCCCCAACCATGTACTCCCAACCTCTCGTTCCGCCCGTTTTGCCTCCGGCTTAAGCGTTTACGACTTTTTAAAACGCATTACCTACCTGGAATGCAACCAACAAGCACTACAGCAAATCGGTCAAGCTGCAGTCACCCTAGCACAAGCAGAAGGCTTACCAGCCCACGGCGGTAGTGTAGCTATACGGTTGCGAGATTAG
- a CDS encoding Uma2 family endonuclease, with amino-acid sequence MVKIPPHHWTIPFLENGDKLTRYEFERRYNAMPNLKKAELIEGIVYIMPAALRFRSHGQPHGWILTWLGTYEAATPGVALGVEPTVRLDLDNEPQPDVVLLINPEAGGQARLSEDDYIEGAPELIVEIAASSAAIDLHAKKQAYRRNGVQEYIVWQVLEQKLSWFYLEQGEYLELVPDERGILRSRVFPGLWLAVAEVLAGNMQSVLAVLQKGLQSAEHAAFIQQLAS; translated from the coding sequence ATGGTGAAAATCCCTCCCCACCATTGGACAATTCCCTTTTTGGAAAATGGCGACAAACTCACCCGTTATGAATTTGAGCGTCGCTACAACGCCATGCCCAATTTGAAAAAAGCCGAATTAATTGAGGGAATTGTCTATATTATGCCTGCTGCTTTGCGTTTTAGAAGTCATGGTCAACCTCATGGCTGGATTCTTACATGGCTTGGTACTTATGAAGCAGCTACGCCTGGTGTAGCTTTGGGGGTTGAACCAACTGTACGCCTAGACTTAGATAATGAACCTCAACCAGATGTAGTTCTGCTGATCAATCCAGAAGCAGGAGGCCAAGCACGACTAAGTGAAGATGATTATATTGAAGGCGCGCCAGAGTTAATTGTCGAAATTGCTGCTAGTAGTGCAGCTATTGACCTTCATGCTAAAAAACAAGCTTATCGCCGCAATGGTGTGCAAGAATATATTGTCTGGCAAGTTCTAGAGCAAAAATTGAGTTGGTTTTATTTAGAACAGGGTGAGTATCTAGAATTAGTACCTGATGAACGTGGAATTCTGCGAAGTCGAGTCTTCCCTGGATTGTGGTTAGCAGTAGCAGAAGTATTAGCGGGGAATATGCAGTCCGTCTTAGCTGTTTTACAAAAAGGCTTGCAATCTGCTGAACACGCAGCATTTATCCAGCAATTAGCATCTTGA
- a CDS encoding acetate--CoA ligase family protein, which yields MLQEKSTDAVRINARKTDVFDIFKFKHYMGPNPYLEVGALVFNFVLTEYRKPLPIEDLVSIISDRYPTLANQEYESYAHLFAKTLSEVGKLEMGLHLTRWSVQPNSNSVYIAIQSLHERTTRGVVYFVWDWFEAINRDADFLFEDELARLQNRFRQSVYGGPTVYALLRTAYEKGIPSFYLWEEGLTQYGYGKKHIRGIATTFDCDSHIDSDFTTRKDDCKAFLKTLGFPVPEGDIVTTEKDALAVAREIGYPVAVKPVVGHKGIGVTAEVQDLEELESAYSRALAAIPEEQSTRIIVEKSISGADFRLLCVNGKFVAATERRPASVIGDGYSTIDELIREENRKPARWDTPTSPMSKIQRDEAMELYLREQRLTLDSVIEKDRTVYLRKVANLSAGGISINATHTLHHDNIILAQDIAQHFRLTCLGIDVITKSLSESWKDGNFAILEINAAPGILMHLNPAVGDSVDVPSHILGTFFESGTDARIPIITFNKISVQELQETIDHILLQHPDWTVGAVCRDGLFVNRSRKILSKNYNSNLQSLLRNPKLDLLIAEYEAEILEEDGMFYQGSNIVVLDNPNETEMMLARDILEGSTVVIRKGDNISISRKGLIEDYSLGEDEPFTRVYLKEVGTIL from the coding sequence ATGCTTCAAGAAAAAAGCACCGATGCAGTCCGCATCAATGCTAGAAAAACCGACGTATTCGATATTTTCAAGTTCAAGCATTACATGGGCCCCAACCCCTATTTAGAAGTAGGGGCGCTAGTATTCAACTTTGTGCTGACCGAGTATAGAAAACCTCTACCCATTGAGGACTTAGTTTCAATTATTAGCGATCGCTATCCCACTTTAGCCAATCAAGAATATGAATCCTATGCCCATCTGTTTGCCAAAACTCTATCGGAAGTGGGCAAACTGGAGATGGGTTTGCACCTCACCCGGTGGAGTGTCCAACCAAATTCCAATTCTGTGTATATCGCCATCCAATCCCTACATGAACGCACAACTAGAGGGGTAGTCTACTTTGTTTGGGATTGGTTTGAAGCTATTAACCGAGATGCAGATTTCCTGTTTGAGGATGAGTTAGCACGCTTACAAAATAGATTTAGACAATCTGTCTATGGTGGCCCCACAGTTTACGCCTTATTGCGAACAGCTTACGAAAAAGGTATTCCTAGTTTTTATCTTTGGGAAGAAGGGCTGACGCAGTATGGCTATGGCAAAAAACATATCCGCGGAATCGCAACAACTTTTGATTGCGATAGCCATATAGACTCTGATTTTACTACTCGCAAAGACGACTGTAAGGCTTTCTTAAAAACCTTGGGTTTTCCTGTACCGGAAGGCGATATTGTCACTACTGAAAAGGACGCTTTAGCAGTAGCCAGAGAAATTGGCTATCCAGTTGCAGTCAAGCCTGTAGTCGGACACAAAGGAATTGGTGTGACAGCCGAAGTCCAAGACTTGGAAGAACTAGAATCTGCTTATAGTAGGGCGCTGGCGGCGATTCCTGAAGAACAATCTACAAGGATCATTGTAGAGAAAAGCATATCCGGCGCAGATTTTCGTTTGTTATGCGTCAATGGCAAATTTGTCGCCGCTACGGAACGCCGTCCCGCTTCAGTTATTGGTGATGGTTACTCTACTATTGATGAGTTAATTCGCGAAGAAAACCGCAAACCTGCGCGCTGGGATACACCAACTTCTCCTATGAGTAAAATCCAGCGTGATGAAGCAATGGAATTGTACTTAAGAGAACAGCGCTTAACATTAGATAGCGTGATTGAAAAAGACCGCACTGTTTATCTTCGCAAAGTAGCTAATCTCTCGGCTGGGGGTATTAGTATCAATGCCACACATACCCTTCACCATGACAACATTATTTTGGCACAGGATATTGCCCAACACTTTCGATTAACTTGTTTGGGTATTGATGTGATTACCAAAAGCCTCTCGGAATCTTGGAAGGATGGTAATTTTGCTATCTTAGAAATCAACGCCGCACCTGGTATTTTGATGCATTTAAACCCAGCAGTTGGTGATAGTGTAGATGTGCCTTCTCATATTTTAGGAACATTTTTTGAGTCAGGTACAGACGCAAGAATTCCGATTATTACCTTTAATAAAATCTCAGTTCAAGAGTTGCAAGAAACGATAGACCATATTCTTTTACAACATCCTGATTGGACAGTTGGTGCTGTTTGCCGTGATGGGCTTTTTGTGAATCGGTCGAGAAAGATTTTAAGCAAAAATTACAACAGCAATCTTCAAAGTTTGTTACGTAATCCCAAACTCGATTTACTCATTGCTGAGTATGAAGCTGAGATTTTAGAAGAGGATGGAATGTTTTACCAAGGTAGTAACATAGTTGTTCTTGATAATCCCAACGAGACGGAAATGATGTTAGCGCGGGATATCTTAGAAGGCTCTACTGTGGTAATTAGAAAAGGAGACAATATTTCAATTAGTCGTAAAGGGTTAATTGAAGATTACAGCTTAGGCGAAGATGAACCATTTACAAGGGTTTATTTGAAAGAAGTCGGCACAATTTTGTAA
- a CDS encoding alpha-amylase family glycosyl hydrolase has translation MAKIEFNLFAPYNKGAALIGSFSNWEDIPMEKGEDGYFRTSVELEDGVYQYKFRVQSNSWFLEPEQWVDVTDPYATDIDELSGQDNGIVKIKDGERIVDTYVWQHDDKHLPADHELVIYELHVGDFSGGEDDPYARGKYKHVVEKLDYLCELGINAIELMPVKEYPGDYSWGYNPRHFFAPESSYGATEGLKKLIDECHARGIRVIMDGIYNHSEASSPLTQIDHDYWYHHAPRDPDNSWGPEFNYEHYDENLETYPARKFTGDTVRYWIEEYHIDGIRYDAARQIANYDFMHWIVQEAKNAAGSKPFYNIAEHIPETTSITNVDGPMDGCWHDSFYHTVTAHIYGDTFDLENLKDVIDCKRQGFMGATNVVNYLTNHDHNHLMVDLGDRNIFDEEAFRRVKLGVAILFTAVGVPLIWMGEEFGEYKPKQPESAKIDWTLLGNELNSSLFDYYKGLVNLRKNSHALYTENIDFIHENPEAKVLAYSRWNDEGSRVVVVANFSENFLSGYHVPNFPNGGTWHEWTANYDVEAGDDGIITDIGPYEAKVFVWQ, from the coding sequence ATGGCGAAAATTGAATTTAATCTGTTTGCACCTTACAACAAAGGAGCAGCATTAATCGGTTCTTTTTCTAATTGGGAAGATATTCCAATGGAAAAAGGTGAAGATGGTTATTTCCGCACTTCTGTTGAATTAGAAGATGGCGTTTATCAATATAAATTTCGCGTCCAATCAAATTCATGGTTTCTAGAACCAGAACAATGGGTTGATGTTACAGACCCTTATGCAACTGATATTGATGAATTAAGTGGTCAAGATAACGGTATCGTTAAAATTAAAGATGGTGAAAGAATTGTTGATACCTACGTTTGGCAACATGATGATAAACATTTGCCTGCTGACCACGAATTAGTCATATATGAATTACATGTTGGTGACTTTTCCGGTGGAGAAGATGATCCCTATGCACGCGGAAAGTATAAACATGTTGTTGAAAAATTAGATTATTTGTGTGAATTAGGAATTAACGCTATTGAGTTGATGCCAGTTAAAGAATATCCTGGTGATTATAGTTGGGGTTATAACCCTCGTCATTTCTTTGCACCAGAATCTAGTTATGGTGCGACAGAGGGATTAAAAAAATTAATTGATGAATGCCATGCTAGGGGTATTCGCGTCATTATGGATGGTATCTATAACCATTCAGAAGCCTCTAGCCCATTAACTCAAATTGACCATGATTATTGGTATCACCATGCGCCTCGCGACCCTGATAATAGTTGGGGGCCTGAGTTTAACTATGAACATTATGATGAAAATTTAGAAACTTATCCTGCACGCAAATTTACTGGTGATACAGTAAGATATTGGATTGAAGAATATCATATAGATGGTATTCGCTATGATGCAGCACGCCAAATTGCGAACTACGATTTTATGCACTGGATTGTGCAGGAAGCGAAAAACGCGGCTGGTTCCAAACCTTTCTATAATATTGCCGAACACATTCCTGAAACTACCAGCATTACCAACGTTGATGGCCCTATGGATGGTTGCTGGCATGATAGTTTTTATCACACTGTAACTGCACATATTTATGGCGACACCTTTGATTTAGAAAACCTCAAAGACGTGATTGATTGTAAGCGTCAAGGTTTTATGGGTGCTACCAATGTGGTAAATTATCTAACTAACCATGACCATAACCACCTGATGGTGGACTTAGGCGATCGCAATATTTTTGATGAAGAAGCATTCAGACGAGTTAAATTAGGAGTTGCTATCCTATTTACTGCTGTTGGTGTACCTTTAATTTGGATGGGTGAAGAGTTTGGAGAGTATAAACCTAAGCAACCGGAATCCGCTAAAATCGACTGGACACTATTAGGTAATGAACTAAATTCTAGTTTGTTTGATTACTATAAGGGCCTAGTTAATCTGCGGAAAAATAGTCATGCACTCTACACAGAAAATATCGATTTTATTCACGAAAATCCAGAAGCCAAAGTACTAGCTTACAGCCGTTGGAATGACGAAGGTTCTCGTGTAGTAGTTGTGGCAAATTTCTCCGAAAACTTCCTCTCTGGTTATCATGTTCCTAATTTCCCCAATGGTGGTACATGGCACGAGTGGACAGCTAATTATGATGTGGAAGCTGGCGACGATGGTATCATCACTGATATCGGCCCCTATGAAGCTAAAGTCTTTGTTTGGCAGTAA
- a CDS encoding 3-deoxy-7-phosphoheptulonate synthase has product MHHILFNANIENSHVLLTPNEVKSKLPLTKSAEETVVKYREELEQILDFQDRRKFIVVGPCSIHDPKAALEYSQRLKNLAEKVKDKLLLVMRVYFEKPRTTVGWKGLINDPEMDDSFHVENGLLIARELLLQIAELGLPAATEALDPIIPQYISELIAWSAIGARTTESQTHREMASGLSMPVGFKNGTDGNIQVALNALQSARMPHNFLGINQDGQVSVFQTRGNAYGHVILRGGNQPNFDAASVKIVEEKLKEAKLPPRIVIDCSHGNTNKDYRLQSAVLEDVIQQVVDGNTSIVGMMLESNLFEGSQSVNCQKSELKYGVSVTDKCIGWEETERVILAAYDKLK; this is encoded by the coding sequence ATGCACCATATATTATTCAACGCCAACATTGAGAACTCTCACGTCTTACTAACTCCTAACGAAGTAAAATCAAAATTACCATTAACTAAATCAGCCGAAGAAACTGTTGTGAAATATCGCGAAGAACTAGAACAAATTCTAGATTTTCAAGACAGAAGAAAATTTATAGTTGTGGGGCCTTGTTCGATTCATGACCCCAAAGCAGCATTAGAATATTCGCAACGATTAAAAAATTTAGCAGAAAAAGTTAAAGATAAACTATTACTAGTAATGCGGGTTTACTTTGAAAAACCCAGAACCACAGTAGGCTGGAAAGGATTAATCAACGATCCCGAAATGGATGATTCTTTCCATGTAGAAAATGGTTTATTAATTGCGCGAGAATTGCTGCTACAAATTGCCGAATTAGGTTTACCAGCAGCTACAGAAGCACTTGACCCAATCATCCCTCAATATATTAGTGAACTCATAGCTTGGTCTGCGATTGGCGCACGTACCACTGAATCACAAACTCACCGAGAAATGGCAAGTGGACTTTCCATGCCTGTAGGTTTTAAAAATGGTACAGATGGTAATATCCAAGTAGCTTTAAATGCCTTACAATCTGCGAGAATGCCTCACAATTTCCTCGGCATTAATCAAGATGGACAAGTGAGTGTATTTCAAACTAGAGGAAACGCATACGGGCACGTGATTTTAAGGGGTGGAAATCAACCTAACTTTGATGCAGCCAGCGTCAAAATTGTTGAAGAAAAGTTGAAAGAGGCGAAATTACCACCTAGAATTGTGATTGATTGTAGTCATGGTAATACTAATAAAGATTACAGATTACAATCTGCTGTTTTGGAAGATGTGATTCAACAAGTAGTTGATGGCAATACTTCAATTGTAGGTATGATGCTGGAATCGAATTTATTTGAAGGTAGTCAATCAGTAAATTGCCAGAAATCAGAATTAAAATATGGTGTTTCAGTAACAGATAAATGTATTGGCTGGGAGGAAACAGAAAGAGTTATTTTAGCAGCCTACGACAAGCTGAAATAG
- the fba gene encoding class II fructose-bisphosphate aldolase (catalyzes the reversible aldol condensation of dihydroxyacetonephosphate and glyceraldehyde 3-phosphate in the Calvin cycle, glycolysis, and/or gluconeogenesis): MALVPLRLLLDHAAENGYGIPAFNVNNLEQIQAILKAAAETDSPVILQASRGARNYAGENFLRHLILAAVETYPHIPIVMHQDHGNAPSTCYSAIKNNFTSVMMDGSLEADAKTPASFEYNVNVTREVVNVAHALGVSVEGELGCLGSLETGAGEAEDGHGFEGTLDHSQLLTDPDQAVDFVEQTQVDALAVAIGTSHGAYKFTRKPTGEILAISRIEEIHRRLPNTHLVMHGSSSVPEDLIALINQYGGAIPETYGVPVEEIQKGIKSGVRKVNIDTDNRLAITAAVREALTKNPKEFDPRHFLKPSIAYMQKVCAERYQQFGTAGNASKIKQISLEDFAAKYAKGELKVVTKAAAKV; the protein is encoded by the coding sequence ATGGCGCTTGTACCCTTACGGCTGTTGTTGGATCACGCGGCTGAAAACGGTTACGGCATCCCAGCTTTCAACGTTAACAACTTGGAACAAATTCAGGCAATCCTGAAGGCTGCTGCTGAGACAGATAGCCCCGTAATTTTACAAGCTTCTCGTGGCGCTCGTAACTATGCAGGAGAAAACTTCCTACGCCATTTGATTTTAGCGGCGGTAGAAACCTATCCTCATATTCCCATTGTCATGCACCAAGATCATGGTAATGCTCCTTCTACCTGCTACTCAGCAATTAAGAACAACTTCACCAGCGTCATGATGGACGGTTCGCTGGAAGCTGATGCTAAAACACCTGCAAGCTTCGAGTATAACGTCAATGTTACCCGCGAAGTAGTGAACGTAGCTCATGCTTTGGGTGTCAGCGTTGAAGGCGAACTAGGTTGCTTAGGTTCTCTAGAAACTGGTGCTGGTGAAGCTGAAGATGGTCACGGTTTTGAAGGTACACTCGATCATTCTCAATTATTGACCGACCCCGACCAAGCTGTTGACTTCGTAGAACAAACTCAAGTAGATGCTTTGGCTGTTGCTATCGGTACAAGCCACGGTGCTTACAAGTTTACCCGCAAGCCAACTGGCGAAATTTTGGCAATCAGCCGCATTGAAGAAATTCACCGCCGTCTGCCTAACACCCACTTGGTAATGCACGGTTCCTCCTCCGTACCTGAAGATTTAATCGCTTTGATTAACCAGTATGGTGGTGCAATTCCTGAAACCTACGGCGTACCTGTAGAAGAAATTCAAAAAGGTATCAAGAGCGGTGTTCGTAAGGTAAACATTGATACCGACAACCGTCTGGCAATTACTGCTGCGGTACGTGAAGCTTTAACAAAGAATCCCAAGGAATTTGACCCCCGTCACTTCCTCAAGCCTTCTATTGCTTACATGCAAAAAGTTTGTGCAGAACGCTATCAGCAATTTGGTACCGCTGGTAACGCTAGCAAGATTAAGCAAATTTCTTTGGAAGATTTCGCTGCTAAGTACGCTAAAGGCGAACTCAAAGTTGTTACCAAAGCAGCTGCTAAAGTCTAA
- a CDS encoding acylphosphatase, translating to MQNSTPLSKLIRAHVFVSGRVQGVGYRYATVDTASQLGLTGWVRNLPDSRVEAVFEGVREVVEEMVRWCHNGPPAAIVKNVAVDYEEPEGLRGFDVRR from the coding sequence ATGCAAAATTCTACTCCACTGTCAAAACTCATCCGTGCTCATGTTTTCGTTTCTGGTCGCGTCCAAGGCGTTGGCTATCGCTACGCTACAGTAGATACAGCAAGCCAGTTGGGATTAACTGGCTGGGTGCGAAATCTTCCCGATAGTCGAGTGGAAGCAGTTTTTGAAGGGGTGCGAGAAGTAGTAGAAGAGATGGTGCGTTGGTGTCATAACGGCCCTCCAGCAGCTATTGTCAAAAATGTTGCAGTTGACTACGAAGAACCGGAAGGCTTAAGAGGATTTGACGTGAGGCGTTGA